The Desulfonatronum sp. SC1 DNA segment AAGCCCACCGGCGGAGTCACGTCGGCCAGGATGCCGAAATAAAAGACGAACAAATGGGCCGCGATCAGCGGGAAAATCAAACCGGCGTCGCCGCCGAGCTGAATGATTACCGGCGCGGTCAGGGTGGCCATGATGATGTAGTTGGCCGTGGTGGGCATGCCCATGCCCAGGATCAGGCTGGTAATGGCCGTGAAGACCAGCATCAGCACGATGTTGCCCATGGACAGGGTAGCGATGATGGTGATGAAGCGGCCCACAAGACCGGTGATGGTCACCACGCCGACGATGATCCCGGCCGTGGCCGTGGCCACGCCCACGGAAACCATGTTCCGCGCTCCCATGATCATCCCGCTCCAGACATCGTGCAGACCCTGCCACGTGGCGGTCAGCAAAAAGCGCTTCAGGTCGATACTCGGGTCCAGGGTCCCAGCCCGCTTGTGTACGCCCAGGGACAGGAAGGCGATGATCGGCCGCTGGACGAGCATGATCACGACCAGGCTTTCAATGGCGTACAAAGCCGAAGCAATGGGGGAGCGGCGCATGATCACCAGATAGAAGATCAGCACGCCCAGGGGAATGATGAAATGACAGCCCCGGAGCACGGTCCTGCCGAATTTGGGCAGTTCCTTGCGCGGCAGGGCCTTGATGCCCATTTTCAGGGCCTCCAGGTGCACGATGTACAGCAAGGCCAGATACGCAATCAGGGCCGGAAACAAGGCCGCGCGAACCACGTCCAGGTACGGGATCCCGATGATCTCGGCCATGATGAACGCCGCGGCGCCCATGATCGGCGGCATGAGCTGCCCGTTGACCGAGGAAGCCACTTCAATGGCGGCGGCCTTGTGCGCCGGAAAGCCGACCTTCTTCATCAGCGGGATGGTGAAGGTTCCGGTGGTCACGGTGTTGGCGATGGAGGAGCCGGAAACCAAGCCGGTCAACCCGGAGGCCATGACCGCGGCCTTGGCCGGACCGCCCCGGAAGGTGCCCAGGGCCGAAAAGGCCACATCGATGAAATATTTGCCGCCTCCGGCTCGGTCCAGAAGCGCCCCGAAGAGGACGAACAGAAAGACGAAGTCCGTGGATACGCCCAGAGGGACGCCGAAAATGCCCGTGGTGGTCAGGTACATGTCACTGATGATGAAATCCAGGGGGACGCCCCGGTGGCGGAACAGCGCGGGCAAATGAGGACCAATAATGGTGTACAGCAAGAAAATGGCCGCCAGAACTGCCAGGGCCGGCCCCAGAGCGCGCCTTGCCGCTTCCAGCAACAGCACAATCAGGATCACGCCCATCCAGATGTCCAGTTGCGAGGGCAGACCCATCCGGGTGATGATTCCGCTGTAGTCCCACCAAATGTACAGGGCCCCGGCCGTGGCCAGGATGGCCAGCAGGATGTCGTAAAGCGGAATATGCGTCCGGATGGAGCGGCGAGCGAAGCTGGGAATCATCTTTTGGGTCCAGGTGACCCACATGGGCGGGCTGTACTGCTTGTAGGCCGGGTAGGCCAGGAAAGCGAGACAGATGGCGAATCCCAGGTGCCAGGAACGGGCGATGTGGGAGTTCATCGGCTGATAAGCCAGATAGAGCTGAAAACCGGACCATCCCAGACACAACAGGGTGATGATCCAGGCGGCCACGGGATGCTTTGGCTCCCGGGCCCCGGCTTCGACCATGGCCACCATGTCTTCGGCGGACTGGCGAACCCGGGTTTTCTTGCGCGACCCATCTGCGTGTGATTCGGCGGCGCGCTCAACGCCCAGCGGCATGGCTTCGGTACGTTCCTGATCGGTCATGGCGGACCTTTAGTGCTTGTAAGGACGATGCGGAGGGAGGAAAAAACAGGGGCGGTTCGCAAACCGCCCCTGAACAAACGAGATAGGCTACATCCAGCCTTTTTCCTTGTAGTACTTTTCAGCGCCGGGATGCAGCGGAGCGGACAGGCCCTGCAGCATTTCCTCGGGGTTCAGGTTGCGGAACGCTGCGTGGGAAGCACGCAGTTCATCCAGGTTGTCAAAAACCGTCTTGACCATGTCGTAGACCACCTGCTCGGAGACGGAGTCGTTGGTGACCACGGTGGCGGTCACGGCGTAGGTCTCGATGTCCCGGTCAATGCCGCGGTACGTGCCGGCGGGGATGCTGGTCGTGATGTAAAAGGGGTGCTCGGCCACGAACGCCTTGACGGCGTCGGAATTCAGGGGAACCATGTCCAGATCCACGGACTGGGCAGGCTCTTCGATGGCCGCGCTGGGGTTACCCACGGTGTAGAAAAAAGCATCAATGTTGCGGTCCACCAGTGCACGGGAAGCTTCATGCTGCTGCAACGCCTCGGCCCGGAAATCCGTGTTGAAGTCCAGCCCGTACATGCGCAACACGTCCTCCGCGTTGCCACGCTGACCCGAGCCGGGATTGCCGATGTTCACCCGCTTGCCCTTCAAGCTTTCAACAGTGGTAATGCCCGTATCTTTCCGAGTGACCAACATGACGGTCTCGGGATGCATGCTGAAGACGCTGCGCAACCCCGTGACCGGCTTGCCTTCCCAGTCAGCGGTGCCGTTGTAGCCCTGGAAATTCCTGTCGGACTGGGCCACGGCGAAATCAAACGCTCCGCGATCCAGGGCGTTGATGTTGAACACCGAGCCACCGGTGGGCCGGCCGATGTAGTTGTACTCTCCGCCCATATGCTTGTTCATCATGTTGCTGATCTGCAGGGCGACCTGATAGTAAACTCCGGTAATGGACGCTCCGCCGAACAGAATGTCCTGCTTCGCCATGGCCTGGGGCGCGGACAATGCCAGTCCAAGGGCGACGACCAAGGCTACGAACCATTTCTTTCCTACCATACTCACACCTCCATAACAAAAATGTTAAAAATCGAACAATTTCACCTCTCACCAATCTTGTCTGAAGTGATATGCCGAAGTTGGGTACTGATGTCAAACGCCGCGGATTCACAATCAGTGGGCCCGATTGGTCCACAAATCCAGCAACAATGAGGCGACCAAGGCGGAGCGCTCCATCAGACTGCACCTGACAATGTACTCTCTGTCACTGTGGTCCAGGTCACCTAGCGGCCCCAGCCCGTCCAGAACCGGAACGCCTCGGTCGGCAATGAAGTTGGCGTCGGAAACTCCGAAACGCAGCTCGTCGGGCAAGTCGTATCCCAACAGCGCCGCCTGCCTCCGGGCCGCCGCGTACAGGCCCTTGTTCGCCTCGGATTGGGGCATGGCCGAGCGGCCCGAGGTTTCGACATACTCGCAGGAAGTGCCGGGAACGGTTTGATCCGCGAAAAGAGCCGCCAACGATTCCCGCAGCCGGGACTGGCCTCCAGGCGAGAGAAACCGGGCGTCCACCAGGGCCTGGGCCAGTTCCGGGACGGTGTTCGGCCCGATTCCGCCCTCCACGTAGCCCACGTTCACGGTGACTTCCGCGTCGTCGTTCAAGGCTTCCAAGGCCGTGATCTTGTGGGCCAGTTCCAGGATCGCGCTGGCCTTGGAACCGCCCTTGGCCGCGTGTCCGGCCCTTCCGCGGACCGTCACCCGCAACCCCAATCTGCCCTTGCGGCCCGTGACCACTTCCCGGTTCAGCCCCCCGCCTTCAAACACCAAACAGGCCAGACAACGCCCGGCTTGCTCCTCGATCCAGGGCCGGGAAGCCGGAGAGCCGATCTCCTCGTCGGAATTACACAAAAACGTCACCGGCATGTCATTCAAAACGCCCAGGCTCCGGAGCGCCTTGAGCGCGTAAACGCCAACCACCAAGCCGCCCTTCATGTCGTAAACCCCGGGCCCGCGGCAGATATCGCCGTCTTCCTGAAAGACGGTGAACGTCGTGTCAGGTGGGAACACGGTATCCATGTGCCCCACCAGGACGAAGCCGGATTCGCCGGTGATCCATGGCCCGGATGAGGCCTGGACCATGTTCCCGTAGTCGGCAAAGGGCAGGATTCGGACATCCGGCAAGACCTGTCCCAGTACCTCGCTCATGGCCTCGGCCATAAGGTCCAGACCCGACTTGTTCCGACTGCCGCTCTGGATCTCCACCAAACGCCGCAGCAGTTCAACGGCTTCGGTTTCCCGGTCCGCCAGGTAGGCGGCAATTTGATCGCGCATGGAAGGACTATTCTTCCGTGTCAGCCTGATACCTGGCGAACCCGAAATCCCGGCGGGCATACTCACCGGGATCGGCGTCCGGGTACATCACCCGCTCCTCGTTCCAGGGCTTGTGCATCCGCAGGTTGCCGTCCTTGCGCCCGAGAAGGTTGGTCTTGTGCAGGGGGATCTTACCGCCGGCCGTGGCGATGTACCGGGGGATGGCGTCGCCGGAGATGTTGCCGTACATGCTCTCGATGATCTCCTGGCCCGTGGCCACGGGAACGCGCAAATGGGCGAACTGTGGGTTGCGGTAGCTGCAATTGAACACGTAGTAGGGGCGAACATAGGCCTCCTGGATGGTTTCGCACAGCTTCCACATCTTGATCTTCGTATCGTTGATGCCTTTGAGCAGCACGGCCTGGTTCATCACTGCCATAACCCGCCTAGAAATCGCCTTGAAAGCGGCCCTGGACACCGGAGTTATCTCCTGGGCCGTGTTGATCTGGGTAACCACGCGTATCGGTTTGCGGTCGTTGCTGGCCTCCAGGATGTCCAGCAATTCCTCTTCCACACGCTGCGGCGTGGTGACCGGAATCCTGGTGCCCAGGCGCTTCATCCTCACGTGCTCGATGGAGTCCAACTCGCCCAGAAGCCATTCCAACATGGAGTTGGGCAGCACGAATGCGTCCCCGCCGGTGACCAGCACGTCCCGGATTTCCGGGTTGGCCCGGATGTAGTCCAGGGCCTCGCCGTAGGCCTCCTTGCTGTAGATCCGGTCCTTGGCGCCGATATGCGCGATGCGCAGACAGTGGGTGCAGTACATGGCGCACATATTGGTGGCCTTGATGGTCACCACCCGGGGATAGAATTGGTCGATCAGCCGGGCCGGGGAATGATCCGCGGCCACCGGTGGGATCTCCACCCCGGCGTTGTCGATCATTTCCGCGGTGGGCACGGCCTGGAGCAGCACGGGATCGTTGCTCCTATCCGGCAGGATCAGACTGGCATAGTATGGGGTCAGGCGCATCCGATAGGTTTGGGTGACCCGGCGGACCTCCTCCACGGCCTTGGCCGGCAGGTCCAGCACCGAGGCCAACGCGTCCACGCTCTCAATGGCATGGCGCAACTGCCCGGAATAGGAGTTCCAGTCCGCATCCGTCATGCCCAGAACGCGCTTGATCCGCGCCTGGTTCTCCTGAATCCGCTCCCAAACCTCGCTCCCGCTGGGCGCTTCAACGGCGTGGCGGTCCAGGTAGTCGGCGATCCGGGCCTTGGCCTCGACGACAATGGGCAGGGCCTTGCCCACTCGACCGCCCACGGTCACTCCGTGCTCATCCAATTTGGCATGCTTGTCCGCCAAAGTTACAAGTTCCTCCCGGGTCAGGCCAAGTCGTTCCGGTGTCAGGTCCTGCTCGCCATGAATCCGAGCCAATTCCACGAACAGTTCGACAATGGGACCGGTGCGTTCCTGGGTCAGGGCCGTGTTCTTCAACTCGGCCACGGCGGCGCGCTGTTCTTCTGATGCGGAAGTCTCCTCCTCGGCGATGAACAAGCCCTCAAAAAACTCCTCGGTAAACGAATCCAAGACATACGGCGTCATGCTGCTCATGATCATTCATCCTTCGTTGTGGTTTGGGTCTGAAGCGTTTCGAAAATGGATTCCTTGAGCTGTTTGATGCCCAGACGGATATCCTCCTCCAACTGCGCCCGGGTGTGACCGACGGCCACCACGCGGCCCAGGAATGTCCCCGGCTGCACGGCAAGCCTGCCGCCGACATGTTCCACCACGATCACGCCGTGGTCCTGCCTGCCGGCCTTGACCTCCCGAAACAGGGTTCGTTCATCCTCGTCCACGGGCACGATCTGATTGGTTTCGGCTTCCTCGTCCAGTTTGTAGTTGTAGGTCCGCCAACAGATGTCGCCCAAGGCGTCGACGATTTCCATCTTGTTTTCCGGAAAACGGTTATGCATCACGGCGTGGTACTCCAGTTCCAATAAGCCGGGCGTATCCGCCGGCAAAGCGTTTTCCAGAGTACAGCACATTTCCATGGTGGTGCCCTGTTTCCGGGCATTGACTTCCACGAAAAAAATCCGGCCCTGGCCGTCGACAACGTAATCGCAACCGAAAATCCCACGATACCCGCTGCGGCCCATGACCTGCCCCACCTTGCGGGTGATCTCCCGCAACTCCCCCTGCAAGGCGGAAGACAGCGCCGACGGGAATGTCGATCCGCGAAACTTGTTCCCGTCCTGAATCTCTTGGTCCGCGATGGCCGCGATGAACACGTCCGCGGGGCCGGCCACGACGCCAAGCACGGTGGGGTCGTCGAGATGGGGAATATAGCGGCTGATGAAGAATTTCCCCTTTAGGTGGGCGGCTTTGGTCTCGATCTCCTCCTGAGTCGTGGCCAGAAAGCTGTTCACCCCGGCCGCGGAATAGGGCTGGCTGACGAAAATGCCGTCCGGCCATTCCCCCCAGAGATCCCGTGCCGTTTCCAGCATGTGCTCCGCGTCCGCGCAAACCCGGTAGTCGATCAGGGGAGCCGTACCCTTGAGCATCTGCAACTGGTAAAGCTTGTTGTTCCAGATATTGGCGATATGCCCGCTGGGCCCGAGGATGCGCACGTCGGGAATCAAAGCCAGGGTCAACTCCGGAACGGATTCAAAAACGTGGATGAACACCTGCCCCTGCTTGTCCAGGAGTTGCCGGACCAGGTCGTTGACCGCGGCGGAAGCCGAGACCAGGGAAGCGAAGGTTCTCGGGGCGATCCGGAAACTGACCTTGCGCCCTTTGGCCCGGTACAGTTCCCTGGCCATGGGATTGATCACCAGGGTGTTCTTGTGCGGGTAGGATTCCAGCACGTCCGACAGGATGGAGATGAAATCAAAAGGCCTCCCGTGGATCTTGGACAGGGTCTCCTTGACGAACTGGTTCAGGCAGTCCGTCTTGATTTCACCGATGTACAAAAAATATGAAACTTCAGGGTCCAACTTGATGTCCGAAAAAAAGACATCGTCCTCCATGAGCATATTCTCGCCCTCCGCGAAATACGGATAAAATCTGCTTCCGGTAGGCCGTTTTCATGACGAGGTCAATCGATTTTGAGTTCAAGGTTCAGGATACAAGGGGTAACGGACTGCTATGGTCCGCCGGGCAAGGCGCAACTCGTTGTGGACGAGGGGCCCAGCGGCTTGGCCGGTCCCGCCGCCCGGCCGGTCTGACGGGCGATTCTTTCCAGCATGCCCTTGAAGATCAGGATGTGGAACGGATAGGTGGCGTACCAGTAGACCAAGCCCCACAGTCCTTTCGGCAAAAATCGGGAACGCTCGATGATTTCCGTATGCTCTCCTTCCGGACCGGCGGGACGCAGTTCAAAATCCAACAGGGCATCCCCGGGCACCTTCATCTCGGCCAGAAGCCGCAAGCGTCGGCCGGGTTCCAGTTGGAGCACCCGCCAGAAGTCCAGGGCGTCGCCGACCCGGATTTCGGATGGATGGCGTCGCCCGCGCCGCAGCCCCACTCCGCCGACAATTCGATCCATGAACCCGCGCAACCGCCAGAGCCAGTCTCCATAGTACCAGCCGGTTTCCCCGCCCAAAGCGGCCACTACCGGCCAGACCTCCTCCGGCCTGGCCGCGATCTTGATGTGGTAGGACACCCCCAGCAGCGTGCCTCCGGCATACGGAGCGTCGCCGCAATCCAGCCATTCCGGAGGCGGCTGAAACCCGGCGTCGCTCCAGCAGGTTTCCACGTCCAGCTGCTGGACCTTCTGCAACGCCGTGGCAATGGCCTCCCGACAGGTCAAAAGCGGCTGGGGGATGATCTCCCGTATCCGGTTCTCCGCGCAGACCACCCGGTTACGCAGCCCCAGAACCAGAGGCTTGGCCAAAATCGTGGGAATCGGTGTCACGAAATTGATCCACAAGGATGAGAGGTGCGGGGTGAGCAGGGGGACCGGGATCAGCAGGCGTTTCGGCAATCCGGCGATTTCGGCGTACAATTGAAACATTTGGGCATAGGTCAGTACGTCCGGACCGCCGATGTCGTACGTCTGGCCGGTGGTTTCCGGATGTTCCAGACAGCCCGAAAGGTACTCGATGACGTTGGACACGGCGATGGGTTGGCATTCGGTACGCACCCAGCGCGGGGTGATCATCACCGGCAAGCGCTCGGTCAGATAGCGCAAGATTTCAAACGACGCACTGCCCGACCCGATGATCATGGCCGCCCGCAGGAAGGTCACGGGCACGCGCCCCTCCCGCAACACCCTGGCCACCTCCAACCGGGAGCGCAGATGCTTGCTCAGATGCGCGTCGCTCTCATCCCCCAGGCCGCCCAGGTAGATGATCCGCGAAAGCCCCTGAGTCTCGGCGGCCCGGGCCATGTTCTCCGCCGCGACC contains these protein-coding regions:
- a CDS encoding M20 family metallopeptidase codes for the protein MRDQIAAYLADRETEAVELLRRLVEIQSGSRNKSGLDLMAEAMSEVLGQVLPDVRILPFADYGNMVQASSGPWITGESGFVLVGHMDTVFPPDTTFTVFQEDGDICRGPGVYDMKGGLVVGVYALKALRSLGVLNDMPVTFLCNSDEEIGSPASRPWIEEQAGRCLACLVFEGGGLNREVVTGRKGRLGLRVTVRGRAGHAAKGGSKASAILELAHKITALEALNDDAEVTVNVGYVEGGIGPNTVPELAQALVDARFLSPGGQSRLRESLAALFADQTVPGTSCEYVETSGRSAMPQSEANKGLYAAARRQAALLGYDLPDELRFGVSDANFIADRGVPVLDGLGPLGDLDHSDREYIVRCSLMERSALVASLLLDLWTNRAH
- a CDS encoding TAXI family TRAP transporter solute-binding subunit, producing the protein MVGKKWFVALVVALGLALSAPQAMAKQDILFGGASITGVYYQVALQISNMMNKHMGGEYNYIGRPTGGSVFNINALDRGAFDFAVAQSDRNFQGYNGTADWEGKPVTGLRSVFSMHPETVMLVTRKDTGITTVESLKGKRVNIGNPGSGQRGNAEDVLRMYGLDFNTDFRAEALQQHEASRALVDRNIDAFFYTVGNPSAAIEEPAQSVDLDMVPLNSDAVKAFVAEHPFYITTSIPAGTYRGIDRDIETYAVTATVVTNDSVSEQVVYDMVKTVFDNLDELRASHAAFRNLNPEEMLQGLSAPLHPGAEKYYKEKGWM
- a CDS encoding TRAP transporter permease, whose amino-acid sequence is MTDQERTEAMPLGVERAAESHADGSRKKTRVRQSAEDMVAMVEAGAREPKHPVAAWIITLLCLGWSGFQLYLAYQPMNSHIARSWHLGFAICLAFLAYPAYKQYSPPMWVTWTQKMIPSFARRSIRTHIPLYDILLAILATAGALYIWWDYSGIITRMGLPSQLDIWMGVILIVLLLEAARRALGPALAVLAAIFLLYTIIGPHLPALFRHRGVPLDFIISDMYLTTTGIFGVPLGVSTDFVFLFVLFGALLDRAGGGKYFIDVAFSALGTFRGGPAKAAVMASGLTGLVSGSSIANTVTTGTFTIPLMKKVGFPAHKAAAIEVASSVNGQLMPPIMGAAAFIMAEIIGIPYLDVVRAALFPALIAYLALLYIVHLEALKMGIKALPRKELPKFGRTVLRGCHFIIPLGVLIFYLVIMRRSPIASALYAIESLVVIMLVQRPIIAFLSLGVHKRAGTLDPSIDLKRFLLTATWQGLHDVWSGMIMGARNMVSVGVATATAGIIVGVVTITGLVGRFITIIATLSMGNIVLMLVFTAITSLILGMGMPTTANYIIMATLTAPVIIQLGGDAGLIFPLIAAHLFVFYFGILADVTPPVGLAAYAGAAIARTDPIKTGVQGFAYSLRTAILPFIFLFNTDLLMISGVTDTGKVIWLEDPWYLTWVFFSGLIAMFAFASALQGWLVTRCNWLERLFLLSVCATTFRPGVFAAYLPFDRLGMQILGVAMYFSLFAWQMYRSKRVGGDASPSPA
- a CDS encoding KamA family radical SAM protein, translating into MSSMTPYVLDSFTEEFFEGLFIAEEETSASEEQRAAVAELKNTALTQERTGPIVELFVELARIHGEQDLTPERLGLTREELVTLADKHAKLDEHGVTVGGRVGKALPIVVEAKARIADYLDRHAVEAPSGSEVWERIQENQARIKRVLGMTDADWNSYSGQLRHAIESVDALASVLDLPAKAVEEVRRVTQTYRMRLTPYYASLILPDRSNDPVLLQAVPTAEMIDNAGVEIPPVAADHSPARLIDQFYPRVVTIKATNMCAMYCTHCLRIAHIGAKDRIYSKEAYGEALDYIRANPEIRDVLVTGGDAFVLPNSMLEWLLGELDSIEHVRMKRLGTRIPVTTPQRVEEELLDILEASNDRKPIRVVTQINTAQEITPVSRAAFKAISRRVMAVMNQAVLLKGINDTKIKMWKLCETIQEAYVRPYYVFNCSYRNPQFAHLRVPVATGQEIIESMYGNISGDAIPRYIATAGGKIPLHKTNLLGRKDGNLRMHKPWNEERVMYPDADPGEYARRDFGFARYQADTEE
- a CDS encoding SDR family oxidoreductase, with protein sequence MAEQRVLVTGATGYIGGRLIKKLLDRGHAVTAMARSLGKLGCRPWAGHPLVRLAQGDVMDQASLERAMEGCSAAYYLVHSMTPGARDFASTDRVAAENMARAAETQGLSRIIYLGGLGDESDAHLSKHLRSRLEVARVLREGRVPVTFLRAAMIIGSGSASFEILRYLTERLPVMITPRWVRTECQPIAVSNVIEYLSGCLEHPETTGQTYDIGGPDVLTYAQMFQLYAEIAGLPKRLLIPVPLLTPHLSSLWINFVTPIPTILAKPLVLGLRNRVVCAENRIREIIPQPLLTCREAIATALQKVQQLDVETCWSDAGFQPPPEWLDCGDAPYAGGTLLGVSYHIKIAARPEEVWPVVAALGGETGWYYGDWLWRLRGFMDRIVGGVGLRRGRRHPSEIRVGDALDFWRVLQLEPGRRLRLLAEMKVPGDALLDFELRPAGPEGEHTEIIERSRFLPKGLWGLVYWYATYPFHILIFKGMLERIARQTGRAAGPAKPLGPSSTTSCALPGGP